CCTTACCCCGACTCCCGGATAATTTAATCCTAATCCAATATCACCTTTTACAACTTCTCCATAAACAACAGGTGCAAGAAACAATAAACTACATCCTAGAAACAAGCAAACCAACTTTTGAGTTTTCATCTAAATAACTTCCTTTACTTTCCTTTGTTTTTAAAACTTCATTCTGCTAAATATAATGATACTTAAAGCAAAAATATAGATGAATCGGCTGGTTCTGCTTTTGTCTGACTTATTTCTGCTTATTCAGCTGTATTTGATATAATACAACTATGAAAGATATTACACAGAATGACAATTATCCGAAATTTGGATTACCAATACCGCAACCGTTGTTAAGCAATTACGGGCCAATAATGTTTGGCGGCTGCGGCGCAAAGTTTCGTGTAGTACATTGGCGCAAGAACGGTAAACGCGGTATAATTTGTGGCGGTGTTGGCGGTGCAACAAATCCAATACGGTACTATGAGGAACGACCTAACTCTCGGAGCGAACTACAGTTTGTTTACATTAAAACATTAGCACCGTACAACCCTGACTACATAACTTACCCGACAGTGATAGACTGGAGTGGTAACGGTACACGCGATATAATATTTAATACACGTAATACTATGCTATATCTCAGCCGCTCGACAAACAATGACGAACTGCCTGATTATGCTCAACCGGAACCGGTTAAAGATATTGACGGCATACCTTTTTCTTTTGAATACCACCATCCTGATCACGAGATTGATACCCTTAACGGTTATACTGATGAACGGTACCACAATTATTTATGTACTGAAGTGTTTGATTGGTATGGAGATGGAGGCCGTGATTTGTTGGTTGGTGACGAAACCGGCGTGATTTGGCTGTTGGAAGATGTTTCACAGGATAGAGGCGAACCAAAATACCATAGTGAACATTATACGAAACGTTCACGACGTGATGACCCAACCTCGCCGTCGTACAAAAAATCGCGGTTTGAAGAAACAACCGGGCAGGTGTTTGCAAAACCAACCCGGATGCTGACAGACATTGACGGCAAAACTATTCGTGTCGGCCATGGTTGCTGGGGCAACGCGAAGTTAGCCGGGTTTTGTGCGAAACCGAGTATAGTTGATTGGGATAGAGACGGCAACCCTGACCTGTTGATACCCTGTGGTGACCGGAAAGATTCGGAGATAGTGTTTTATCGTAATGTAGGCAAATCAAAAGACGGGTCACCGTTATTGAAATATGAAGGACAAATCTGTGATTACCAGGGTAACAAACTTGGATTACCGCGGCACGATTTTATTGTTGTTACTGACTGGTTTGGGAACGGCAGAAACGATATGTTGCTTGGTGATAGAGGACATATAAAGGTTTATAAAAACATTTCAGATGATGCACGGAACCCCACTCTAAAATTTGAAAGTTACCTTTGCCAGGAAAACGTGCAGATGGCAATTAACATGAAACTACACATTTGCGATTATAATAACGACGGTAAAAATGATATCGTTGAAGGCGGGACTGATGGAATGGTAAGGGTACGGTTTAATGTTGGTACAACAACCACCCCGTTATTCTCAGCAGACCCGGTTTTCTTAACTGATGATAAAGGCAACAAAATCCGTGTTTTTGGCGAGACTGACCCTACTGCGGTTGAGGAGTACGGTGACTCATCACCGTTGGTAACCGACTGGGACAATGACGGCATACCTGACCTGCTGTTAGGCAGTGATACGGGCCATATATATTTCTATAAAGGAATGTTAGATAAAAGCCAAAAATATCCCACCAAATTTGTTGATAAAGGCAAACTTTGTGATGGGACCGGAAAAATAATTAAAGTTCATAACCGCACGGACATTTGTTTACTAGACATTGACGGTGACGGTACTGACGAACTGTTAATCAGCGGGGTAACGTACCAGCTAGGACACAAAACTGATACTGATATTGGCGGCGATGTAGTGTACTTCAAAATTGTTGGGCGTAATAGTGACGGTGTACCGATACTATCCGAACGTCAACCGTTCATCGTTGACGGTAAACCCATTAAAATCATGCCAAACCAGAATACACGTATAAAACCCGGCGATTTTAACCACGACGGCAAAATCGAGCTTTTTTTCTGGTGCAACTCGATGGGTAACAACATAATCCGGTACCGTAATGGTAAAACAGGTTCGCGTGAATGGTATTTTGCGGAAACTATTGCCGGCGGGTTCGGCCTCGGAGTACCCGGTGATATAGATAATGATGGGTGGGTAGAATTTGTCTATGGCGGCGGTGAGTCTGGTCGCGGGGTGTACTACTCAAACTTCTGGAAAGATAAGGATGTAAGTTAACCCAATACCGCGTTCAATTTTCAATATCTTAATTATTTTTTATGGCTTTCTGTTGGGGTAAATAGAGAAATAGAAGAATAACAGCGCTTATTAATATCATAGCTCCAAAAAAATGTATAGATTCTGATATTAACTGACAGCGTGACAATAATCCTGCTTTTGAAAGTAACCAGTTCCAATCGTGGATATCTCCGCCTACCAAAGGAAGTACTTGAGCCTGCGCATCTCCCAAATACCATGCTATATTCATTACATTTTCTCCGAACCATATTCCGCAAATCGCAGCTTCATATTTCTGTCCACGGCTTACAAATCTTAAGCAAAAGACAGTTGGGAAAAATAATTGCCCTAAAGTACCACCTAAAAACCTAATGGTATCTCCGAAAAAAATGAAGATATAATGCCCAGCTTCATGAAAAATTAGATTCACTCCATCGATGAAGTTATATTGGTAGAAGAATATCAACCAAATAACATATGGGACAACGCAAATAGAAAAGATTTTTTTTATACCAAAATTCATTTGTATTATTTCACTATACCGCTCCTATATAAGATTATAACAGAAATTGGTAAAATAACGCCTTGGGAAAACGTGTCACACGGCTTGTAATTAAACTTTCAAAGTAATGTTAATAAACATTGACACTTCAATCTCTGAAGAAAAAATATCAGTACGTAACGAAATAATTGATCCTGTTATCAGAGCGTTATTGTCCCGTCTCTCATATTGACAATCCTGCCCGCCGATTCTGCGAGTTGAGTATTATGAGTGACCATAATTATTGTCAGGCCTTCATTTTTGTTTAATCTTTTTAAAAGATCGCCAATTTCCCCGCTTCTTTTGGTATCAAGATTCCCGGTGGGCTCATCTGCAAATAATATACGGGGTTTATTTATAATCGCACGGGCAATCGCAACCCTCTGCATTTCACCGCCGGACAGCTGTGAAGGGAGATGGTTAATCCTGTCTCCAAGGCCCAGCATCTCAAGAATTTTCATTACATCATCCTTGGATACAGTTTTTTTGGAGAAGGTTAGCGGAAGAATTGTGCTCTCGTACACTGTAAGAGTTGGTATTAAATAAAAACTCTGGAAAATATAACCAAAATATTCTCTTCTTATCTTTGTGAAAGCCGTTTCTGATAATACTTTATCTTTCGAAAAAACAGTATTTCCTGCGATAGTTAATCGTCCTGAACTCGGGTTATCAAGGCATCCCAGTATATTAATAAGTGTTGTCTTGCCCGAACCTGAGGGGCCTAAGAATGAAATAAAATCGCCGGTTTGGACCTTAAGCGAGACAGTATTCAACGCAAGGATATCCTCACTCCCGCGTGTATATTTTTTTGTAATATTTTCAGCATCAATAATGATATTATTTTCTATCATAACTATACACCCTCCGATTTTATAGCTTCAATAGGCCTTATACTTGCTGCTTTCCACGCGGGATATAAACCGCTGAGTAGTCCTACCACCACCACAACAAGTATTCCGGCAAGGACTAGCCTGCCATCTATTAAAATAAGTTCACCTGTGGGTGTATAAGGTAATATACGTCTTATCAGTAGATCCGTAAGTTTTGACAGCCCGAGAGCCATTAGGTTTCCTAATATACCGCCCGCAAAACAAAGAATCGTTGTTTCAAACATGACAAGTTTGAATATATCGGCAGGCATTGCACCGATACTTTTTAGAATTCCTATCTCCTGGAAACGTTCAAAAACAGACATAAGTATTGTATTAATTACGCCTATCATTGCGATGAGTATGGCAATAATTGCAATAGAAAAAACCATGATCTTTGCCGTTCCGATAAGGCTTATAATAGTCTCTTTTACCTGAGCAAGAGACACGACCTGGACATCGGGCAGGTTATAGAGTTGTTCTTCAAGTTTGTCCATATCAGCTTTTTTCGTTGCTTTAATACCGATACCGGTAAGACGCCCGGTCATCCCAAATGTTTTCTGCAGGACCCTTATCGGCACAAATATGGTTCCATCATCCTGGGTTCCGGTTCTTTTTAGTATACCTGTTACCTTGAGTTCCACGTTTTTTTCCGGGATAAGAATCATATCTCCGAGCTCCCTTTGTTCAAGTTCTGCTGCTTCATATCCCATAACAACCTCATAGGCATCCGGGTTGTTGAACCATGTTCCGGTCGAGAATTTTAAATATGATTTCATTGCAGGAAATGTTTCAGGATCAATCCCGAGATATGATGTTATCCCGCCGCTTTCCCCTTTGTTCGGGTCAAACACAGCCTGCATCAGCATCGGTGTTGTCTTCTCAATTTCTTTATATTTTGTTAATTCCCTTAAAATATTTTCTTCCATGTACCGCAGCCCGGTCCCGCCTTTCAGCATCAATGTTGCAGCTTCATACGGGCATCCTTTTGCAGTTACAAGTAAATTG
The Elusimicrobiota bacterium genome window above contains:
- a CDS encoding VCBS repeat-containing protein produces the protein MKDITQNDNYPKFGLPIPQPLLSNYGPIMFGGCGAKFRVVHWRKNGKRGIICGGVGGATNPIRYYEERPNSRSELQFVYIKTLAPYNPDYITYPTVIDWSGNGTRDIIFNTRNTMLYLSRSTNNDELPDYAQPEPVKDIDGIPFSFEYHHPDHEIDTLNGYTDERYHNYLCTEVFDWYGDGGRDLLVGDETGVIWLLEDVSQDRGEPKYHSEHYTKRSRRDDPTSPSYKKSRFEETTGQVFAKPTRMLTDIDGKTIRVGHGCWGNAKLAGFCAKPSIVDWDRDGNPDLLIPCGDRKDSEIVFYRNVGKSKDGSPLLKYEGQICDYQGNKLGLPRHDFIVVTDWFGNGRNDMLLGDRGHIKVYKNISDDARNPTLKFESYLCQENVQMAINMKLHICDYNNDGKNDIVEGGTDGMVRVRFNVGTTTTPLFSADPVFLTDDKGNKIRVFGETDPTAVEEYGDSSPLVTDWDNDGIPDLLLGSDTGHIYFYKGMLDKSQKYPTKFVDKGKLCDGTGKIIKVHNRTDICLLDIDGDGTDELLISGVTYQLGHKTDTDIGGDVVYFKIVGRNSDGVPILSERQPFIVDGKPIKIMPNQNTRIKPGDFNHDGKIELFFWCNSMGNNIIRYRNGKTGSREWYFAETIAGGFGLGVPGDIDNDGWVEFVYGGGESGRGVYYSNFWKDKDVS
- a CDS encoding ABC transporter ATP-binding protein; translation: MIENNIIIDAENITKKYTRGSEDILALNTVSLKVQTGDFISFLGPSGSGKTTLINILGCLDNPSSGRLTIAGNTVFSKDKVLSETAFTKIRREYFGYIFQSFYLIPTLTVYESTILPLTFSKKTVSKDDVMKILEMLGLGDRINHLPSQLSGGEMQRVAIARAIINKPRILFADEPTGNLDTKRSGEIGDLLKRLNKNEGLTIIMVTHNTQLAESAGRIVNMRDGTITL
- a CDS encoding ABC transporter permease, translating into MLKIYQVAYKNLLRKKTRTVLTIIGISLSTWVLVSLLGFNKGYERALNKDIDNMGFNLLVTAKGCPYEAATLMLKGGTGLRYMEENILRELTKYKEIEKTTPMLMQAVFDPNKGESGGITSYLGIDPETFPAMKSYLKFSTGTWFNNPDAYEVVMGYEAAELEQRELGDMILIPEKNVELKVTGILKRTGTQDDGTIFVPIRVLQKTFGMTGRLTGIGIKATKKADMDKLEEQLYNLPDVQVVSLAQVKETIISLIGTAKIMVFSIAIIAILIAMIGVINTILMSVFERFQEIGILKSIGAMPADIFKLVMFETTILCFAGGILGNLMALGLSKLTDLLIRRILPYTPTGELILIDGRLVLAGILVVVVVGLLSGLYPAWKAASIRPIEAIKSEGV